A single window of Anderseniella sp. Alg231-50 DNA harbors:
- a CDS encoding MBL fold metallo-hydrolase, whose amino-acid sequence MTGNFPFKATLLGTGCPVVSPRRYGAGTLIECAGKCFLVDIGSGVTQRLVQAGCSGAQIDALLLTHLHSDHLIDLYQFIVSSWHQNRDRPQVIYGPPGTQSFVDAQMQAWKAERHLRIEFEKRSSTSAFDIDVIEFEDSREVMSEGDARISAVRVEHPPVEPAFGYAFEALGKKLVLSGDTRPCDALVDAAVQADVLVHEVFAHSHDDRSLVGGTRTSQTMSAVASYHTTADEVGRIARDARVKCLVLSHIVPPDANEKDLIAAVRRHYSGPVIVGEDLMSFDLLTGHFNQHQVHFSI is encoded by the coding sequence ATGACCGGCAACTTTCCATTCAAAGCGACCCTGCTGGGGACCGGCTGTCCGGTTGTCAGCCCGCGGCGGTATGGGGCGGGAACCCTGATTGAATGCGCCGGCAAGTGCTTCCTGGTCGACATCGGTTCGGGCGTCACCCAGCGGCTGGTGCAGGCAGGTTGCAGTGGCGCACAGATCGATGCCCTGTTGCTTACGCACCTGCACTCGGATCATCTGATTGACCTTTACCAGTTCATTGTTTCATCCTGGCATCAAAACCGTGACCGGCCGCAGGTAATTTATGGCCCGCCGGGGACACAGAGCTTCGTTGATGCGCAAATGCAGGCCTGGAAAGCTGAACGGCATCTCCGCATCGAGTTTGAAAAACGCAGTTCGACATCCGCCTTCGACATTGATGTGATCGAGTTTGAAGACAGCCGCGAAGTCATGTCAGAAGGTGACGCAAGAATTTCTGCCGTGCGCGTTGAACACCCACCGGTTGAACCGGCCTTTGGGTATGCATTCGAGGCATTGGGTAAGAAGCTTGTTTTGTCTGGTGACACGAGACCCTGCGATGCCCTCGTCGACGCAGCGGTACAAGCCGATGTCCTGGTTCACGAAGTTTTCGCCCATTCGCATGATGACCGTTCACTGGTCGGAGGAACCCGGACGTCGCAAACCATGTCAGCGGTTGCAAGTTACCACACCACAGCCGATGAAGTGGGCAGGATTGCACGTGATGCAAGAGTGAAATGCCTGGTGCTGAGCCATATCGTCCCGCCAGACGCCAACGAGAAAGACCTGATCGCCGCCGTTCGCCGTCACTATTCAGGCCCGGTCATTGTCGGCGAAGATCTGATGTCATTCGACCTCCTGACCGGCCATTTCAACCAGCATCAGGTTCACTTTTCCATTTGA